The proteins below are encoded in one region of Triticum aestivum cultivar Chinese Spring chromosome 1B, IWGSC CS RefSeq v2.1, whole genome shotgun sequence:
- the LOC123075632 gene encoding uncharacterized protein, with protein MECNKDAALIGKEDAERKFVTLTSILNAASRAGKRKQNVGSETSAVHHNCHKPFQANETPMPQTENGRAVQTENQDASSAINFQWSPPFMGGGSILASSNTGAMEFQHVNVGHNGKVQPPTKISLAKSIDKDEKRKLLIKKAKSSLTEKLRKIRSNKNDSGRNTDAEKEEDHPFTYIVPDPHFHDFDKDRTEESFQSGQVWASYGDKDGMPQCYVLIKKRLSLSPFKLGISFLHGARTSNEFGSFDWVSSDLRKTCGDFRIGMYETCSALNAFSHQITWDNGPGGIISIYPRKGDIWAVYRNWSADWNGNTPDNVMQVYDLVEVLDDYDAEHGISVAALIKVAGFRTVFQRCPDGYAIKRIMKEEMLRFSHQVPFYRMTGEEAPDLPMGCYEIDPAALSKELLEEITEAVEEGNEIPGEEAI; from the coding sequence ATGGAGTGCAACAAGGACGCGGCCCTTATTGGAAAGGAGGATGCAGAGAGGAAGTTTGTAACTCTAACTAGCATCTTAAATGCTGCTTCCAGGGCAGGGAAAAGGAAGCAGAATGTAGGATCAGAAACATCTGCAGTGCACCATAACTGCCATAAGCCGTTCCAAGCAAACGAGACACCAATGCCGCAAACTGAGAATGGCCGTGCAGTCCAAACTGAGAATCAAGATGCAAGCAGTGCTATAAATTTTCAGTGGAGTCCACCATTCATGGGAGGTGGAAGTATTCTGGCTTCTAGCAACACTGGAGCCATGGAGTTTCAACATGTTAATGTTGGGCACAACGGGAAAGTGCAACCTCCTACCAAAATTAGCCTAGCCAAGTCCATTGATAAGGATGAAAAGAGGAAACTTTTGATTAAAAAAGCGAAGAGCAGCTTGACCGAGAAGCTGAGGAAGATTAGAAGTAACAAGAATGATTCTGGTAGAAACACAGATGCTGAAAAAGAAGAGGATCACCCATTCACATATATTGTTCCTGATCCTCATTTTCATGATTTTGATAAGGATCGTACCGAGGAATCTTTTCAGAGTGGTCAAGTTTGGGCTTCTTATGGTGACAAAGATGGCATGCCTCAGTGTTATGTGCTCATTAAGAAACGTCTGTCCTTATCACCATTTAAGCTTGGGATAAGTTTTCTCCACGGCGCAAGGACGAGCAATGAATTTGGGTCTTTCGATTGGGTTTCTTCTGATTTAAGAAAGACGTGTGGTGATTTCAGGATTGGCATGTATGAAACCTGCAGTGCATTGAACGCATTCTCTCACCAGATTACATGGGATAATGGTCCTGGTGGGATAATCAGCATTTATCCACGGAAAGGCGACATATGGGCCGTGTACCGGAACTGGTCAGCTGATTGGAATGGAAATACTCCTGATAATGTGATGCAAGTCTATGATCTGGTTGAGGTTCTGGATGATTATGATGCTGAGCACGGCATTTCTGTCGCCGCATTGATCAAGGTTGCTGGATTCAGAACGGTTTTTCAACGCTGCCCGGATGGGTATGCCATCAAGAGGATTATGAAAGAAGAGATGCTTCGGTTTTCACACCAGGTTCCTTTTTACAGGATGACAGGGGAAGAAGCTCCAGATTTGCCCATGGGTTGCTATGAGATAGACCCAGCTGCTCTTTCTAAAGAGCTGCTTGAGGAGATCACAGAGGCAGTGGAGGAGGGTAACGAGATACCAGGGGAAGAAGCTATTTAG